DNA sequence from the Treponema sp. OMZ 838 genome:
CCTCAAAATGTCAATAATTTTCAATTTTCCGAACAGGTTTAATATGTAAAAAACCGGAAGTAGCAAATTATAAGAAACTATAGTAATATAGTTATGGCATTTCTAAAATTTTAATCACCTGTAGAGATGCCCATAAACAGGAGGAGCTATGAATACGATAGTATTGGTCATTGTTGTCGCATATCTTTTATTGATGCTTTTCATCGGCTGGGCATCTTCAAAAAAGATTAAAACGAACGAAGATTTTATGGTAGCCGGAAGGCGGCTGGGACCGATTTTAATGGCAGGAACATTGACTGCTACGGAAATCGGAGGAGGAAGCTCGCTCGGTGTCGCAGAAAAATCCTTTACGAATTGGGGATTGAGCGCATTTTGGTATGTTGCAACGATGGGTATTGCCTATATCGTACTTGCCGTATTTGCCCCCCGTCTACGCCGGACAATGGTTAAAACCGTACCCGAATACTTTAGACGCCGATACAGCGGCTCGGCAGGGTTGATTACCGCAATTATTATGATTTTACCGCTGATCGGTTTGACAGCCTCTCAGTTTATCGCTTCCGCGACAATCGTATCTTTTATGCTGAACATAAATTACTCCGTAGCGGTTATCATCGTTGCGATTGTTGTTACCGTATATTCGATTATGGGCGGTTTATGGAGCGTTACCATTACAGACTTTGTACAGGTATTCTTGATTATCATCGGTATGGCACTTGCGTTGCCGTTCTCTCTCAATCTTGCAGGCGGTATGCAAGCCGTCGTAGCAAATGTTCCGCCCGACACATTCAGTCCGTTTAAGGGCATTGGCGTCGGCGCGATTATTTCGATGACGATTATGTATGTTGCATCTTTTTCGGTAGGGCAAGAGGCAGTTTCGCGCTACTATGCCGCTCGTGATGAAAAAGCTGCCGTACAGGGGTCAATCATTTCTGCAATACTGAACTTTGCGTATGCCTTTATTCCAACGCTTCTCGGTATCATTACGTTGGCACTTATCAATATGAAAAAAATAGATGGAGATATCATACTGAGCCAAGGTCCGAAATATGCGCTGCCGCATTTAGCGATGGCAACAATGCCTGCATTGATTGTCGGACTTCTCTTTTCCGGTATTATTTCTGCAACGATGTCGAGCGCCGACTCTGACTTACTGGGCGCAGGCTCCATATTCGG
Encoded proteins:
- a CDS encoding sodium:solute symporter, with protein sequence MNTIVLVIVVAYLLLMLFIGWASSKKIKTNEDFMVAGRRLGPILMAGTLTATEIGGGSSLGVAEKSFTNWGLSAFWYVATMGIAYIVLAVFAPRLRRTMVKTVPEYFRRRYSGSAGLITAIIMILPLIGLTASQFIASATIVSFMLNINYSVAVIIVAIVVTVYSIMGGLWSVTITDFVQVFLIIIGMALALPFSLNLAGGMQAVVANVPPDTFSPFKGIGVGAIISMTIMYVASFSVGQEAVSRYYAARDEKAAVQGSIISAILNFAYAFIPTLLGIITLALINMKKIDGDIILSQGPKYALPHLAMATMPALIVGLLFSGIISATMSSADSDLLGAGSIFGNDIYKIYIKPNATNQEVMRVTQITMLIVGVFGMIIALFNTGSIIKLLMFSFTLRAAGAFFPYVMGHYWKQASNIGAIASLIAGSIVVIILEQTKTSLFGLDPILPGLAVSFACFIICSKAFKPNIESLELAEEND